The following DNA comes from Saccharomyces mikatae IFO 1815 strain IFO1815 genome assembly, chromosome: 8.
TAGTGGTTATCACTTTCGGTTTTGATCCGGACAACCCCGGTTCGAATCCGGGTAGGACCtcatttcattgaaaatgaaaagtgtCACAAAAGCTGTATGTGACAGCgtcttcttttccatcaAGCTTAATATTTAATTACAGTTTGGCGCTTACGGTATAtctaataaaataaaataataaagtcAATATATGCAGAGGCACCAAAAACCCCACAAAAAGATGTCGAGTACTCAAAGTAATGTGTTAAATAACATCTCTCTAAACAGTAAGCAAAATCATAGATCGATTTCTAAGACTTGCTCAAAGGGAAAAGATGTAAAACagaaaaacttcaaaatgGCTTCCACAGAGATACTGGTGAATACGCAAGGAGCTGGCCATAAAGGTGAGAATATGAAATCAATGAATTTTGCAGTTAAAAGTGGAAATGACAACAGAAAACATGAGTGCAGAAATGCAACgcaggaaaagaaagagcaaGAACAAGTTTCTGAGAAGAGAGTTTCAAAGGAAGGCgtggaaaaaagaagtacaaaaaatttaaagatAAGCACCCTTTTTATAGGAAATTTAAAACCAACTGTCACCGAGGAAATGCTAAGGAAAATATTCAGAAAGTATCAATCTTTTGAATCCGCTAAGATATGCCGTGATTTTCTTACCAAGAAATCGTTAGGTTATGGCTATTTAAactttaaaaataaaaacgaAACAGAAGCTGCAAGAAAGGAATTCAATTATacagttttttttggccAAGAAGTTAAAATTATGCCTTCTATGAAAAATACACTattcagaaaaaatattggaactaatgtttttttctcaaatttACCCCTAGACAATCCTCAACTGACcacaagaaaattttatctGATAATGATCGAGTATGGCAATGTACTCTCGTGTCttttagaaaaaagaaaaaacattggatttgtttattttgataACGATATTTCTGCTAGAaatgtaataaaaaaatacaacaaCCAAGAGTTCTTTGggaatattattatatgtGGAATACATTTTGACAAAGAAGTAAGAAGCAGACCTGAATTTActaaaaggaaaaaaatgatcGGCTCTGACATAGTTATCGAAGACGAGCTTTTAGCTAGTAAAAATTTACCAGATAATGCTCACttaaaaacaataatagcaAAAAATCTACCTTCAGAATCAACACAAGAAGAAGTActaaattttttcagtacAAGTGGCCCCGTGAAGTCTGTATTCATTTCACAGAAGCAAGCGAATGCGCCACATAGAGCGTTTGTCACGTATAAAAGCGAAGAAGACTCTAAGAAGGCACAAAAATACTTAAATAATACAGTTTTCAAAGGACAGACTATTTGGGTGGGTCCTACCAAAAATAAATCCATTCATAATAAATCGAGAACAAGCAGGAAAACAAAAGTCTATTTAAGGAGCTTAAGCTTCAATTGTAATAAAGAGTTTATTAGCCAGCTATGCTTGCAAGAAAGGATACGATTTAGCGAAATCAAGATTACAAACTACAATTCATTAAATTGGACATTCTCTGGATATATCGAGTGCCTTTCCAGCAGCGATGCTGAGAAATTATTTAATATTCTGGATAGGAGACTAATTGGAAGTAGCCTGGTTGAAGCATCATGGACAAAAAATTATGGTAACATGTTAAATGAGATAGATTATGAAGATAAGAACAACGATAATAGTTGTAGTAGCTCGATTAATATCAGTCCCATGATGCGTTTCCACTCAAGGAACTTACCAGCTTGTCAAATGCCCCTACCGTCACAGTTTCAGCAGCAATTCGTTTCCCCATTCCAACCATATTCAAACTCATGTACAAACACGAACTCACCGGTATCAACACCAATGAAACCTCATCCAGCATTTGATTTAATTACAAAAGTTaatgacaaaaaaatggaacCAGTAGCAGAATCTAAACAAGGAAATGAGGAAATACTGGagtcattgaaaaaaatcataaacAGAAACTTACAACGCATAAATATTTCTGGTTTAAATAAGGTAGAGAACTTGCGCAGCATTTCCGAGTTCATTTTCGACGTATTTTGGGATCATGATTCGGAAAGACTAGCacattttttgttaatcACAAATACTTCACCAGAATCACAAGAAATTCTGCAAAAGCAAATAATCAGGGCTGCTGAAAACCTTGGATTTCCCGTTTAAACATTCTTTGAAAGgaaggagaaaaaagtttatCAATGTATTCTTTCTGTGCAAACAATTACGTATTTCTATAATAATATAGTTTTGTTATACTTGCTATTTCAGAATTCTTTGGAGTTACtctgaggaagaaaaatataactgAAATTAATTAcatattgatgaattgaTGGTGCATATTTATTCTCAAAATCCTTACTTTATAACGAAAACTTAACAGAAGAGATTGCTCAAACTTGCTGCATAATTATAGAAATACAAACGTTTCATAAAGAACTGAAGGAGAGCTAATGTTCAATCCACAACtctgaaaagaatttccaCATATAGGAACAAAATGTATAACGACAGTCGAGCTAAGTAACTCGAACGTAATTTGCAGGAAAAATCCCTTCTTTGCCATTAGCCCTTCCTGTCCACCAATCATTTTGGGAATcagatttcttcaaaatggAAATAACGTCAccttttttgaaagctAGATCTCCTGATTGTTCTCCTGCAAAATTATAGAGAGCGACAGCTGTTGGAGTTGACGATTTGGCACCAGAAGACTCATCGTCTATTCCTgtcattgtcattttatgTGAGAGATCGTCGACATTACTGTTACTGCTGGAGTGAAATTGGCCATGACCTAGACTATAACCTCTTTCTCTACCATAACTGCGTCTATTTCCATTAGTGTTATCAAAATCCTTGCTAGAGTAGTGAGGAGGACGGGAATATCCAGCATCTCTATCATACAAGTCATCTTCCCACCGAGTGTTAGCACGTGGCTTAGTACCTCTATCTATTTGAGGTCCTTTATTGCGACTGCCATTTCTATTTGGAGGTCTTCTGTGATCATAATCTTCATCGCTGCTGTTATTATCGTCATATCCACGGGTACGTCCATAATCATaatcaaaatcatcatcataacGACTGCGAGATCCCACTGACATCCCTCTCCTTCTTGATGCTCTTGTGTCCGGACGCATGGAGGATTCATCAGCAGAGTCAACGGAATCAGGTATGTCATCATAATAACGGCTGGTATTATCACTGTATTGGCCATCATTGTGAAAACCATCATCACTGTCATTATCACCATGGTCGCGGCGTGTAAAATTGAATGCTCTTGATTCTAAGATACGGAGCAAAGGATCAGCAGCTGGTGGAACTTTTACTCTCCCTGACAAAATCATTTTTGATGTACAATTATCACCGTAGAATTTCCGATTAGCTTCCcttctttccaaaataGCTGAACCTTCCACAGATACTCCTGCAAACAAACCTTTACTCTTGGAATAAGCAAAAACTGCTGAGACACCACCTGTGGAAGCAGAGGCTGCTGCTTCTGCACTTCTCCCAAGAGGACCCGCGGAAACTGACACATTACCACCTAGAGTAATAGTACCAAATTCAGAAAAGGATTTCACTGCTTCTTCGgaattcaaaataaaaacgaAATCAGTCAATTCAACACCGACCATACCACCAGCACCGGCACCTGCCATGGCAATAGCAGAGGGGGCAGACCATGTACCATCTTTTAATCTAGCCACAATCACGCCAGATCCTGCCCTACCCGAAAACAAGAATCCTGCCTTCAAAACTGTGATAATTGCTAGGCCTTTGGCTTTTTTTAACACATATGGTGGAATGACTTGGTCTGCTCCAAATACTTGATTTGGTTTGACAAAACTTCTTAAAACTTTAGCGGCTTTCCTGTAGTAAaaataattaaaattaatCAACCATAAGATTGTtagtatattatttttcagcaACTCATAATCTATTAACAATGTACTAAGATCAGCAAACTACTTCTGACTCTTTACCTGTGTCCATTAGATTCATAAGAAGACCTGTTAAGAACAAATATATCAACATACTTGGTCTCACTTTTTAAACTTCGAGGGATTGGATTATTGATACCcatttttgtattttataTTAACGCCAGTCTTGAGGTTCTTCTTTATACAATCTAAATAGTTCTGTGTTAAATACTGTTCATAACAGGGTCTACCTAGGGGGGCGGTGAACTTTAATTCCCTTCAGGCCGTATTTGGTCACCGCCGGAGCATGTAAAAGTATAGAAAATGCATACAGACACGAAATAAAGGTAGTAAACTGGTGGAGAACATTGAATATTTAAGAGAGCAATTATAAATGACGTTATCTGGTGGTAAGGACATAGTTGATCAGATATTCGATGCTGGGTATTGGcttgtttcaaaaagtgCTGTATTAAGTggtgaaatcaaaaatcatgttgaaaaatcaattgAATCAATTACTGAAAAGATTTCCAACACAAAGGCTCCTCCACTACAGGAACGCAAATATAACAAGACCAAGGTCTATAAAGCATTGAGGATCGGGTTTCAGGATCACTGGAAGTTAGGCTTGGGAATTTCCGCCACATCTCTCTGCCTATACCTCGGCTATCGGACGTTCTTTAAACTTCCACCTAATTTACCTAAAGCAGAGTCCCAAGTCGTACTGATATTTGGTGACATGAACGATCCTATTATAAGGAATCAAGTGATGGATTTATATCGCAGACGATTTACGGTATACATTTGTACTGAAAATGCGGACGTTTATAAGAAACACGAAGAAGATCAGGATTTTGTATATTACATTGATCCTGGTTGTGAAAAGGACTTTGagactttttttcttgatgtaCCAAGATTGGCATCAATATTGTTCATGCCAAGGTTGTCATACCATCCATCTGGAGTAATTTCGTGTGACTCATTGGAATCTGAAATCCATTCAAGTATTTTTGTGTACTATCAAGCATTATTAACCGTCATACCTCATTTGAAGAGAAGTACCCAGCTAATCTTATTCAATCCTTCTTTGACTTCGGAGCTAAATCTAGTTCATCATAGTACTGAAATTATAACATCAGGGATAATCAACTCACtatttaaaattttcaagaaatatcGGAAATTAAATGTGTCCATGCTCAAGCTTGGCGTTCTGCAAATTGGATCGCAGCCATCAAATTACAAGTTTCTAACAATGCCCGGCTCAGATATTCACGAGGCCTTACATTACCCAGTTTataaaatgataatgaGTGCGAATGGGTATAGACTACGGCAACTGTTAATGTGGTTAACGACTTTAGGTGGCTGGAATAGTGTTTATTATTGCGGTCGTTTCAGTTATTTAGTCTCATGGCCACTCGCATCACTTATCTTGAACCATCATACATGTTTGTCTTTCAAGCGTTTCAAAAGAAGTCTGGCTAGAACCTATAATGGTATTATCTCGCTTCTTCCCAAGTCATCTTCCAAGTCATTCAAATAACGTCTTTGACTAGATACTAATTGCCTATATCTATATACCTATAAATAACACAATCCGGAAATGCGTAATAACAATGTTGAAAGATGTTAAATTATTCCCGAAGGTGTATTAGCGGTTCGccagaaatttcaaaccTGACAACACACTCACCTATAAGGTCACCTCCTGTTAATTTAGTTGAGATCTTAGGCTATTCAATTGTTTTAATATAGCAGATTTAGCAGTCCCGCCAGTAGCGTCTCTTCTTTCAACGCTTTGTTCAAAGttaaaagtttcaaaaagatcttCAGCAAATCTTGGATCGATCTTTTGATATTGTTCTAAAGTCAATTTATCAATACCACTTAGGCCCAACTTTTCAGCAGTGGCGACACATTCACCAGAAATATGGTGGGTCTCCCTGAATGGAACGCCCTTTCTGACTAAGTAATCTGCCAGATCGGTAGCCAACATATCCATAGTTAATGCAGCTTCCATCTTCTCCTTATTTACATTCAAGGTAGAGATAACACCCGTAGCAATCAGCATAGAGTGTTCAACAGTAGTTAAACAATCGAACAGTGGCTCTTTGTCTTCCTGCATGTCTTTATCGTAGGTAGATGGGATACCCTTCAAACTCATCAAGAATCCTGTTAGATCACCAAATACCCTACCGGACTTACCTCTCAACAACTCCAGCGAGTctgcatttttcttttgaggCATTAAGGAGGAACCTGTCGAATAGGCGTCACTTAACTGTATGAAACCAAACTCAGCCGTACAGTATATAATCAAATCTTCAGCAAAACGGGAAATATGGTTCATGAATAAGGTCCCCCAAAACATCAACTCCACGATGAAATCTCTATCAGAGACAGCAACTAAGGAGTTACCAATAACACTATTGAAACCTAGACCCTCAGCCAAGAATTCTCTATCAATACCATAAGGGTGTCCAGCAAGAGCACCTGCACCCAATGGTGATTGATTCAATCTATGTAGAATCTGGCCCAGTCTTTTGTAATCTTCCGTGAAGTAAGTTGCGTAAGAACTCAACCAATGAGACCATCTAATAGGCTGCGCTCTTTGCAAATGTGTGTAACCTGGCATCAATATGTCTATTTCACCTTCTGCCCTTTTGATTAGAACGTCAACCAAGCCCTTCAGGGCTGGAAAGAGTGTACCATTGACAACGTCACGACAGTAAATTCTCAAGTCAGTAACAACTTGGTCATTACGAGACCTGCCGGTGTGGACTTTACCGGCAATATCACGCCCAATCAATTCTCCAAGGCGTCTTTCATTTGCAGTATGAATGTCTTCATCGTTTGGATGACGGACAAATTTGTCAGCATCCCACTCTTTCTTAATATCAGCTAAACCTTCATGGATCTTGGCCAATTCTGCCTCTGTGAGAAGACCCAACTTTTGCAAACCCGCAGTATATACCTTGGTTCCCTCCAAGTCTGCTTTGTACATCTTATAATCATATGGAAGAGAGGCATTGTAAAGGTGCATCAAGGGATCAGTTTCACCGGTAAATCTTCCACCCCATAGTTTTTGAGAACCATCCGACATATTTGCTTCAATCTTATTTATGTGACTTTTTGCTTTAGAACTCTTCAATTGACGATAGTCTTTCCTAGCTGCAAAGGGACAGCCTTATCTCAAAACTCATTATTCGGTAATGTTTtataatctttttttttttcacatgTTCAATTTCGTGCCAGGTTATCCAAAAAGTGACTCATTCATTCAACTATTCATGATCATCGAGATCATGGAAATGTGTAACTCTTACAGACCATTAAACAAGATAAGGGctagaagaaaatacatTGGGCCTGAAATGATGGAAGGCttgaaagaacaaaaactaATAAGTATCAATGGCAAATGTTCATTGTTGTGACGCCAGTTATTGCGCGAATCAAACAATAGTCAGGGAAGGGGGAGGAACGTAAATATTAATCGATATAAATATTTCTATGTAAATAAGTATTCATGTATTCTTCGGCGACAAAAGATCATGGCCTACATCTACCACTGAAACGTGGGTACAAGGAGCAATCTCTAACAGTGAATCTGTCACATAACCATGCCAAGATACGTTCGGTACCGATACCGTAACCACCGTGTGGGCAAGTACcgtattttctttggtcGATGAACCAGTAGTAAGAGTCTGTGTTGATACCCTCACGCTTAAAGCCTGCCATTAGCTCGTCCATGTCTTCGATTCTCATGGAACCACCAGTGATTTCACCAACATTTGGCATCAAAACGTCCACGGATTCAGTGACACGGGGATCGTCAGAACAACGCTTCATGTAAAAAGATTTGATCTCCACAGGGAATCTGGTCAAAAAGATTGGGACACCGATGGTGTCAGTCATCTTTCTTTCAGCAGCCTCTGCGATATCGTCACCAAATTTGAAGTCTTCACCCTCTTCGTTCTTGATGTTGTGCTCGTTCAACCACGTGATTGCATCCTTGTACTCTAATCTCATGAAGGGAGCCTCTGGGGCCTTGAAGCTAGGATTCAATTGTTTTACAAGTGGACCAGCAATTGGATCCTCCAGAACGTATTGGACAGATTTGACAATCAAGGTTTCAATGTGATTTAATAGGTCATCAAAAGTCAAAAAGGCCAATTCGGCTTCAATATGGGTATATTCAGACAAATGTCTTCTTGTATGGGACTTTTCGGCTCTGAAAGATTCTTGGATGGTATATACATCACCTAGGGCGGCCAAACAGGTTTCCAAGTATAGTTGAGAACTTTGAGTCAAGTAAGCTTCTTCATTGTAGTAGTTCATCTTAAATAGAGTTGAACCACCTTCGACTTGTGTTTGCACCATGCATGG
Coding sequences within:
- the MIP6 gene encoding Mip6p (similar to Saccharomyces cerevisiae PES4 (YFR023W) and MIP6 (YHR015W); ancestral locus Anc_1.357) → MSSTQSNVLNNISLNSKQNHRSISKTCSKGKDVKQKNFKMASTEILVNTQGAGHKGENMKSMNFAVKSGNDNRKHECRNATQEKKEQEQVSEKRVSKEGVEKRSTKNLKISTLFIGNLKPTVTEEMLRKIFRKYQSFESAKICRDFLTKKSLGYGYLNFKNKNETEAARKEFNYTVFFGQEVKIMPSMKNTLFRKNIGTNVFFSNLPLDNPQLTTRKFYLIMIEYGNVLSCLLEKRKNIGFVYFDNDISARNVIKKYNNQEFFGNIIICGIHFDKEVRSRPEFTKRKKMIGSDIVIEDELLASKNLPDNAHLKTIIAKNLPSESTQEEVLNFFSTSGPVKSVFISQKQANAPHRAFVTYKSEEDSKKAQKYLNNTVFKGQTIWVGPTKNKSIHNKSRTSRKTKVYLRSLSFNCNKEFISQLCLQERIRFSEIKITNYNSLNWTFSGYIECLSSSDAEKLFNILDRRLIGSSLVEASWTKNYGNMLNEIDYEDKNNDNSCSSSINISPMMRFHSRNLPACQMPLPSQFQQQFVSPFQPYSNSCTNTNSPVSTPMKPHPAFDLITKVNDKKMEPVAESKQGNEEILESLKKIINRNLQRINISGLNKVENLRSISEFIFDVFWDHDSERLAHFLLITNTSPESQEILQKQIIRAAENLGFPV
- the ARG4 gene encoding argininosuccinate lyase ARG4 (similar to Saccharomyces cerevisiae ARG4 (YHR018C); ancestral locus Anc_1.354) codes for the protein MSDGSQKLWGGRFTGETDPLMHLYNASLPYDYKMYKADLEGTKVYTAGLQKLGLLTEAELAKIHEGLADIKKEWDADKFVRHPNDEDIHTANERRLGELIGRDIAGKVHTGRSRNDQVVTDLRIYCRDVVNGTLFPALKGLVDVLIKRAEGEIDILMPGYTHLQRAQPIRWSHWLSSYATYFTEDYKRLGQILHRLNQSPLGAGALAGHPYGIDREFLAEGLGFNSVIGNSLVAVSDRDFIVELMFWGTLFMNHISRFAEDLIIYCTAEFGFIQLSDAYSTGSSLMPQKKNADSLELLRGKSGRVFGDLTGFLMSLKGIPSTYDKDMQEDKEPLFDCLTTVEHSMLIATGVISTLNVNKEKMEAALTMDMLATDLADYLVRKGVPFRETHHISGECVATAEKLGLSGIDKLTLEQYQKIDPRFAEDLFETFNFEQSVERRDATGGTAKSAILKQLNSLRSQLN
- the YSC83 gene encoding Ysc83p (similar to Saccharomyces cerevisiae YSC83 (YHR017W); ancestral locus Anc_1.355), with product MTLSGGKDIVDQIFDAGYWLVSKSAVLSGEIKNHVEKSIESITEKISNTKAPPLQERKYNKTKVYKALRIGFQDHWKLGLGISATSLCLYLGYRTFFKLPPNLPKAESQVVLIFGDMNDPIIRNQVMDLYRRRFTVYICTENADVYKKHEEDQDFVYYIDPGCEKDFETFFLDVPRLASILFMPRLSYHPSGVISCDSLESEIHSSIFVYYQALLTVIPHLKRSTQLILFNPSLTSELNLVHHSTEIITSGIINSLFKIFKKYRKLNVSMLKLGVLQIGSQPSNYKFLTMPGSDIHEALHYPVYKMIMSANGYRLRQLLMWLTTLGGWNSVYYCGRFSYLVSWPLASLILNHHTCLSFKRFKRSLARTYNGIISLLPKSSSKSFK
- the DED81 gene encoding asparagine--tRNA ligase DED81 (similar to Saccharomyces cerevisiae DED81 (YHR019C); ancestral locus Anc_1.353), whose product is MSSLYIKEATGVDELTTAGSQDQPFKTAAYALFASQQKSDSTEPKLLVFKAEENEYQEISASALKKARKGCDGLKKKAVKQKEQELKKQQKEAENAAKQLSALNITIKENESLPAAIKTRIHDSYAKVGQRVKISGWIHRLRSNKKVVFVVLRDGSGFIQCVLSGDLALAQQTLELTLESTVTLYGTVVKLPEGKTAPGGVELDVDYYEVVGLAPGGEDSFTNKIAEGSDPSLLLDQRHLALRGDALSAVMKVRAALLKSIRRVYDEEHLTEVTPPCMVQTQVEGGSTLFKMNYYNEEAYLTQSSQLYLETCLAALGDVYTIQESFRAEKSHTRRHLSEYTHIEAELAFLTFDDLLNHIETLIVKSVQYVLEDPIAGPLVKQLNPSFKAPEAPFMRLEYKDAITWLNEHNIKNEEGEDFKFGDDIAEAAERKMTDTIGVPIFLTRFPVEIKSFYMKRCSDDPRVTESVDVLMPNVGEITGGSMRIEDMDELMAGFKREGINTDSYYWFIDQRKYGTCPHGGYGIGTERILAWLCDRFTVRDCSLYPRFSGRCRP
- the YSC84 gene encoding Ysc84p (similar to Saccharomyces cerevisiae LSB3 (YFR024C-A) and YSC84 (YHR016C); ancestral locus Anc_1.356), whose amino-acid sequence is MGINNPIPRSLKSETKKAAKVLRSFVKPNQVFGADQVIPPYVLKKAKGLAIITVLKAGFLFSGRAGSGVIVARLKDGTWSAPSAIAMAGAGAGGMVGVELTDFVFILNSEEAVKSFSEFGTITLGGNVSVSAGPLGRSAEAAASASTGGVSAVFAYSKSKGLFAGVSVEGSAILERREANRKFYGDNCTSKMILSGRVKVPPAADPLLRILESRAFNFTRRDHGDNDSDDGFHNDGQYSDNTSRYYDDIPDSVDSADESSMRPDTRASRRRGMSVGSRSRYDDDFDYDYGRTRGYDDNNSSDEDYDHRRPPNRNGSRNKGPQIDRGTKPRANTRWEDDLYDRDAGYSRPPHYSSKDFDNTNGNRRSYGRERGYSLGHGQFHSSSNSNVDDLSHKMTMTGIDDESSGAKSSTPTAVALYNFAGEQSGDLAFKKGDVISILKKSDSQNDWWTGRANGKEGIFPANYVRVT